TCTTTAAATAAAACTATTGAAACGGGAAAGACCTGGTTTTGGAGCAGATCCAGAAAAGAGTTATGGAATAAAGGATCTACCTCCGGTCATTATCAATATGTAAAGAGTATAAATGTAGATTGTGATTATGACACACTTTTAATAAAAGTGGAACAGATAGGAGCTGCCTGTCATACTGGAAATAGAAGTTGTTTTTATAGAAGTATATAGTTTAAATAATAAAATTTTAAAAGGAGTAGTTATTGGTGGAATTACAAAGTGTGGTAGAA
This genomic interval from Clostridium kluyveri contains the following:
- the hisI gene encoding phosphoribosyl-AMP cyclohydrolase, with translation MEKEILKNIDFKKGLIPAVIQDFENGEVLMVAYMNEESLNKTIETGKTWFWSRSRKELWNKGSTSGHYQYVKSINVDCDYDTLLIKVEQIGAACHTGNRSCFYRSI